TTCCCCAACCAGAGGAATCCGAGGGTCCTGTGGGCGGGAATCAGTACCGAGATGCCTCTTTTGGAGATATCGGAGAGACTCTCGGCCCGGTTCAAAACCATGAACATTCCCTTCGACGAGAAACCCTTCAGACCGCATATCACCGTAGGGCGCATAGAAGGAAGAGCCAATCTGGTCCACGAGTTCAGCAGATATCAGACGACAGAATTCGCCACCTATATCCCCAACTCGGTGATGGTGATGAAGAGCGAACTCACCCCGAAGGGTGCGGTGCACAGCATCCTCCGTGTGTGCTATTTCGACTAAAGAGCCGTCTCTGCAAAGGCTTAAACCCGCTTCTTCCGCATGAATTCGCTCAAAATGCTGTGGGGATCGGCACCGGAACCACACCGTGGGCTGCATTCACCTCATCAACCCAGAAGTCAATCTCCTCATCCGGAAGCCCAAGATACTGGGCGACACTGAGAAGATACAAGGTGAACTAGTAAGGCACGCTGTCCTGATCCACGATCGTGTATATCGAACGGGACCTGCACTTGGAATGCACCATGGACTGAAGCTTGGGCACGTCCGCGTCCTTGGAGATCTTCTTGGTCCAACCGGTGAATCCCTGACGGCACACCTCATTGCG
The sequence above is a segment of the methanogenic archaeon ISO4-H5 genome. Coding sequences within it:
- a CDS encoding 2'-5' RNA ligase; the protein is MAKIRVFVSIPMPNTAGLRPMMDDLSKVRGVRTSPMGQMHITLRFIGDIEEDRVDDIEAAVNEAIAGVKASRITLKGLGAFPNQRNPRVLWAGISTEMPLLEISERLSARFKTMNIPFDEKPFRPHITVGRIEGRANLVHEFSRYQTTEFATYIPNSVMVMKSELTPKGAVHSILRVCYFD